One part of the Polyangiaceae bacterium genome encodes these proteins:
- a CDS encoding polysaccharide deacetylase family protein has protein sequence MISVCFYFQVHQPFRLRPDYRYFNIGRDHDYEDDRANAQIMRKVADKCYLPTNRLILDMIRKTDGRFRASYSITGTAIEQFRMYCPEVLDSFRELVDTGCVELIGETYYHSLAFLFSRPEFAEQVALHQRTLQQEFGVRATTFRNTELIYNNELAHEVERLGFDAVIAEGTERSLQWRSPNFVYQPAPCRKTKLLLKNYRLSDDLAFRFSDRNWEGWPLTAPKFASWLHQVAGGGETINLFMDYETFGEHQWAETGIFDCLRHLPEAVLQHPDFRFHTPAEVARLHPPVAKLDVPFVTSWADAERDVTAWLGNPLQDASVEAIYALEQAVKKSGDIQLIGTWRRLLTSDHFYYMCTKFFSDGDVHKYFNPYKTPYDAFVIYNNVLADLRVELERRGLLQLSAEEHAKIAV, from the coding sequence GACTACGAAGACGACCGCGCCAACGCACAGATCATGCGGAAGGTGGCGGACAAGTGCTACCTGCCCACGAACCGCCTGATCCTCGACATGATCCGCAAGACGGATGGGCGTTTCCGTGCGAGTTACTCGATCACCGGCACGGCGATCGAGCAGTTTCGCATGTATTGCCCCGAGGTACTGGATAGCTTCCGTGAGCTGGTAGACACCGGCTGTGTCGAACTCATCGGCGAGACGTACTACCACTCCCTGGCCTTCTTGTTCTCGCGCCCGGAGTTCGCCGAACAAGTCGCGCTCCACCAGCGCACGCTGCAGCAAGAGTTCGGAGTGCGGGCGACGACGTTCCGCAACACCGAGCTGATTTACAACAACGAGCTCGCTCACGAAGTCGAACGCCTGGGTTTCGACGCCGTCATCGCGGAAGGCACTGAGCGCTCCTTGCAGTGGCGCAGTCCAAACTTCGTCTATCAGCCCGCTCCATGTCGCAAGACGAAGCTCCTGCTGAAGAACTATCGCCTCTCCGATGACCTGGCGTTCCGCTTCTCGGATCGCAACTGGGAAGGTTGGCCCCTCACCGCGCCCAAGTTCGCTTCGTGGCTGCATCAGGTCGCGGGCGGCGGCGAGACCATCAACCTGTTCATGGACTACGAGACCTTCGGTGAGCACCAGTGGGCCGAGACCGGCATCTTCGATTGCCTGCGTCACCTGCCCGAGGCCGTATTGCAACACCCCGACTTCCGTTTTCATACCCCCGCGGAAGTGGCGCGGCTCCACCCGCCGGTCGCGAAGCTCGATGTGCCGTTCGTCACCTCGTGGGCTGACGCCGAGCGCGACGTGACGGCTTGGCTTGGCAATCCACTGCAGGACGCCTCGGTGGAGGCCATCTACGCGCTAGAGCAGGCGGTGAAGAAGAGCGGTGACATCCAGCTGATCGGCACCTGGCGCCGCCTGCTGACGAGCGACCATTTCTACTACATGTGCACGAAGTTCTTCAGCGACGGCGACGTGCACAAGTACTTCAACCCCTACAAGACGCCCTACGACGCGTTCGTGATCTACAACAACGTGCTCGCCGATCTGCGGGTCGAGCTGGAGCGCCGCGGCCTGCTTCAGCTGTCCGCGGAGGAGCACGCGAAGATCGCCGTCTGA